The halophilic archaeon DL31 nucleotide sequence AACAGTCTCCAGCGATTCTATTCGTCCGATGAGTCGTCGGACTGTGTGTTATCGGGGCTGTCGCTGCCCTTGAATGTCTCGTTGGATCCGAACTGCCCCAGGTCGGGGGCTTCTCCGTCTCCGGAGGATCCGGAGTCACCAGAGTTGCCTTCCTCACTCATAGTATGAATAGGAGTATCGTCCCGGCCACTAAAAGGATGACGCCGAGGATCGATGTGATGAGTGCGTTATCGACATCTTCAGACTTGTCCTCTGTTTTGGACTGTACCTTATCGAAACAGTCTGAGTGGATATTGATTGCACGAGAAAGATAATCGACTTCATCGTAGTTGTGTTTAGCCACCGCCCGAAACATATCGGTTTCTGGGCCTGTACTGATACTCTCTCGTTGCTGTGTTTGGAAGGCCCTGTATGTGGAATATCCAAGTGAGATCACGGCCCCTCCGAGTAGGATTCCTGAGAGTGGTGTTATCTGAGTTAGACTGGATTGGGTGGGTACGAGGCTTGCGAAAACTGTAGCGACAAGTCCATTGAATTGTACGACTCGCCAGGCTTTCTGGGTAATATCGTTTAGCGATTGGAGTTCTTGGTCAAGTACTCGTCGAGCGTCATCGAGTGCGTGGCGGCGAGCTTCTGAGGGGATGTCAGAATCTTCATTTGACTCCTCCTGATTTTCTGCCTCTTCCACGCCGTTACTCATACTCGGGGATATCAGCGGTGAAATAAGAGCCTATGGTCTCTGGGAAACGATGTCTATTACTGATTTAGCTGATCGTATCTTTCTTTTACGACGTGAGCCGTGAGTCCGACGAAGAATAGGGTGGCTATGCCGATGTTTTCATCATAGTAGGCGTCAGGTGAGCCGTGCATTATTCGGTGACGGTGATTCCAGAAGTCGTCCCATTGTTGTTTGAATGACTCTCCCTCATCGTCTTCGACACCGAAAATGGCGTGTTCATCGTACCATTTCTCCAGAGCACGTTTTTTTCGTCCGCCGAAGTAAACGGGGTTTCCGCCGTCGTTATAGAAGTTAGGATCAATATCTGGGTCGTTCTCGCAGAGCCAGGTGATCAGGCCATCTAGGGAGGAGAGTAGCAGGTGGAGTCCTTTGTATGGGTACTCGGTTTCAGAGTCATCTAGTTCTTCAGCGAGCGACGTAGATCCCTCTTCGATACGTTCAGCGATGGTGTTTAGATTTGGATCCCCAGTGGATTCGAGATATTCGCGTCCTTCATAGGTCCACTTCATTGCTGTGAAGGAAGCCTCTTCGCTTGGAGAGTAGTCTGCTGGGTCGTAGTCCCAAGGTGGACCGAGGTTGATGTATTCTCAGTACCTCACAAAGCATCCTCGGCTAGCTGTTTCTGCGGCCTGAGTTCTGTGTCGAAGCGGTTGTACTGACGGTCTCGACGAGAGAATTACGGACGGATCGACGGAGAGCTGTCGCTGTCGGCGGCGGTCAGCCGCCGACGCGACAGCGTCGCCACTCACTCCGCTGGCTTGCTCGGTCGGTGGTTAGCGGTGGAATCGGTCGTCAGGTGGCCGATTCGCGGGGACGGCCCGACGCACCGCGAGGGCCGTCCACGCAGCTCGTCGAATCATATTGACGAACTCCTTGTACGGCCACCACCAGAGGCGACGCCCGCCTCGGCGGGGCGTCGCCACATACTCGTAGTGAAGGTACCGCCAGACGTTCTGTAAGAGGAGACTCACCACCACGTACAGCAGCCGTACCGTTGGATCTCGTGTTGTCGTTGTCGCTATCGCTTGCTCAAACAAGCGATAGCTTGACTCGATACCGAAGCGTTTCGAGTAGTGGTATCGAGCGTCCCGTGGTGAGTCGATGAACGGCGCGTCAGCGGCGTAGCCGTGACGCGCCACACCGTTCTCGTCATACTTCCCATTTAGGTACGTACAGTCGATGTAGACGGGAAAATCGACGGTCCAGCTGTGACCGTCGAGTTTCCCCGTCAGATCATGCTGAATGACGCGACTCCATCCTTCCGAGAGCTCTTGCTGAATCGCCTCACCCCACCGGATGATCGGGATCACGTACGCGTAATTGTGCGCCTGAAGCAGCGTGAGACACTTACTGTCGTAGAATCCGCGATCAAGGTAGACGGCCTTGACCCCGGCGTCAAGGCCGTCGAGGACACCGAAGAACTCAGCGAGGACACTACTTGCGGTATCGCCGTCTTTGAGACGGCGTACCGCCAGCGTGTAGCGTTTGTTCTTCACACGCGCGTAGAGTGTGGCATAGGCGTGGAACGCAGTGGTTCCACGCTTCGCTACCGAGTGATAGAGGCCGTCTGTGTCGTCTTCGTCACCGTAGTAGGGCCGCAGGTGGAGGTCTGCGCAGACCTCCACCTGTTCGGGGAGCAATTCATCGAGATCCTTTCGCAGGAGCGTGTTAGCGACTCGTTCGAGCCGTTCCGGCTCGAACTTCGTCCGAAGATGGTAGAGGACCGTGTTCCCAGCGGGTGAGTTCTGGCTCGACGCACAGAGCGTAGAGACAGAGGTCCCGTCGGCGCAAGCGCCGACGAGGACCTCATAGATGTCTTCAGCAGTGATTTCAGCGTTATTGGCTAACGAGAGCGAAACTTCCTCGTCAAGGCGGTTGACGAGAAAGTTAAGAAGCTGGTCCTCGTGGATCTCACCGTCTGCTTGTTTGGTTTTAGACACACCTTCAGCAAGCAGACGTTCTAACTAAGCGGCTTTGTGAAGTACTGAGTATACGACGCGATGGAGCGAGCCGAGACGCTAACTGACGGTAAGCTACACGTCACGATGCACCAATTCGGCGGAAAAGGTCGAAAGAGGCGGATTCTCCAGTCAAGCGGAGAGCAGCTCATTCTGACTGAGGATGCTCTCAGAGAGGCCGTGTCTCAGCTTGAGTCCGACGGACAGAACGACAAATAAGCGGATTGTTTGGTGACGCTCATCGTCACTACCCATTTTCATCGAATGGCGAGCAACGGCTGAAATCACCCCGAAAACGGGCGGGTTGATATTCGTGGTTGGCAAACAGCTATATACACCTCTGATGTCCTACCTGATGTGAGCGGTTGATTGCTGCCTCGGTTAGAGGGTAGTAATCCAACCAGAAGAAAGAAAGAGAGAAAGAAAGAGGCTAACGACGAACAGTCGGAGTGACGGCTGATTTCACTACTTGCTCTCCTGCTCGTAGAAAGTTTCAGTAAGGTCTGCTCCGTTTCTGTACCCGTTGCCAAGCGCTTCCCTCGTCTCCTGCATGTGCTGAACTGGTACTCCGAACTCTCGGAGCATTTCCCGAACCATCGCTAGCTCAAAATACAACTCAACCGTAACGAAGCGGCTCATCTCTTTGTAGGTATCACAGTGCTCCCGGAATGAGTCTGATAGCGATTCTAGTTGAGTCTCTAGTGCGCTCAGACGCGTCTCGAAGTCCTCGAACTGCTGTTCGTCAAGGACCACTGTGCCATCACTCTCTTCCACATCATAGAGAAACCCGTAGTCCATCGCAGCCCCGGCAAACTCCGTGAGTGCGAGAATCTTTGGTGCGTTCGTGAATCGCGTATCATCGTCGTAGCCGACCAACTCGACCAGTCCAGCCCGTATTAAGATGCCATCTGAGCGCACTCGGCTCTCAATCAGGTGCTTCGGAAGCCCGGTTTCCCGACGCAGAACATGCGAGTTCGTCTCCCCTCGACGGGCCAGCGTCCGTAGTATCGAGAGTGACGCCTCGTCATACATTGAGTTCGACAACTGGTTCGGTTCCATCTTCTCGGTGTCGGTGAGGTTGACCATGACTTCCAGTCTCAATCGCTGTGCAATGGTGTTGTGACGAGGTATAACGCAATATCAGTTGTATGCTGTATCTACAGTGTTGGAGAACATTTTGTTACGATATTGATGTGTGTATCCGACATCCCCCTACAGGGGACCCGTTCAATACGGGTACTCTCAAGAGCTCGCTGGGGGGCCACTCTCAAAGGCTCACAGCCAGACATATCGAGAACTAGAAGAGGTAATTAGACGAGACTGAAGTCTAACATCACGGCAGTCGTATTCCCCCAATGGCGGTCGGGGGCAGCTACTAACTACCGAGCATGGATGCCGCACTCACACACCATCCAGCAGATGGTATTGACCGCCATGCCCTTTCTACACCGAACGTATATCCATTTGACGAGAACTCGAAGACCTGTGAGCCGATACGTGGAACGATGCTTCGCCATGTCCCAACTCCGTCAGCCCCCACGCATTTCGGCTGGAAACGTGATGGCGGCTCGAAACGGCGGTCAGCCAGAAAACGTGACCGGGGAGCGAGTGAACAGCCAGTTGGGTACTGAACAAACTCTACGACAAGAGAAGTCACAAGAAGAAGATAGAGCAGAAGCGGAGTCATCTCAAGGTGGGAGTTATGTGTGTGTCAACACAAGTCATAGTGTACCGAGGATAGGACATATGTCAGTAGTAAAACCAACAACGTGGCTGGACTACACAGGACCTGAGAACACCTATGTGTGCAGATCTTGTGGAGGAGCTATTATTGATGAGAGCACGGCCGACCATGCTGACCATGTCTCTCCACTCATAACGGGGGTATGGTACGACGAACACATCGATTATGTGTCATTACGCTGTATAAATCATCCTGAATGTTATTTTTGGGAATCTAGCTCAATTGAACTCAAGATGC carries:
- a CDS encoding hypothetical protein (KEGG: hvo:HVO_2291 hypothetical protein) — protein: MKWTYEGREYLESTGDPNLNTIAERIEEGSTSLAEELDDSETEYPYKGLHLLLSSLDGLITWLCENDPDIDPNFYNDGGNPVYFGGRKKRALEKWYDEHAIFGVEDDEGESFKQQWDDFWNHRHRIMHGSPDAYYDENIGIATLFFVGLTAHVVKERYDQLNQ
- a CDS encoding transposase (ISH3) (KEGG: hla:Hlac_3628 transposase (ISH3)) encodes the protein MSKTKQADGEIHEDQLLNFLVNRLDEEVSLSLANNAEITAEDIYEVLVGACADGTSVSTLCASSQNSPAGNTVLYHLRTKFEPERLERVANTLLRKDLDELLPEQVEVCADLHLRPYYGDEDDTDGLYHSVAKRGTTAFHAYATLYARVKNKRYTLAVRRLKDGDTASSVLAEFFGVLDGLDAGVKAVYLDRGFYDSKCLTLLQAHNYAYVIPIIRWGEAIQQELSEGWSRVIQHDLTGKLDGHSWTVDFPVYIDCTYLNGKYDENGVARHGYAADAPFIDSPRDARYHYSKRFGIESSYRLFEQAIATTTTRDPTVRLLYVVVSLLLQNVWRYLHYEYVATPRRGGRRLWWWPYKEFVNMIRRAAWTALAVRRAVPANRPPDDRFHR